CTTGAGCTAAATACCATTAACAGACCAAACCCAGCTAACAGGAACGTCGTAATGATAAGAAGCCAATCATTATCTTTTACAAATGAATATTTCATTAGTGTCCCCCAACTTGTTCAGTCAAAAATTTTCTAGACTGTCTCTAGCTTGGTTTATTATATCAAACGACGGAACCTAGAAAAAGAGGCTTTCGTTGCCAAGAACTGTCGAATTATCACAGTTTCGAAACATTCTAATCATTTCACATCATCTATCCACCAAAAAAGCTAATTGCTGTAGCAATTAGCCCTCTTGATTCAGTTTCTTCCGCTTCACAAAGCGAAACCTATGACCGAGTACTTTTTCAGCAAGCCCTGAGCGATAAGCTAAGAACCCATACACCCCTGCCCCCACACCAGCACCAACAAACATTAAGATAAAGCTGTTAACTCGTGTAGATAACGGGAGGAACGATTGCATCAATTGCATAAACAAAACAACCGTTACCGCCATCACAGTAGAGAATAGAAGAATCAGCATCAAGCGTTTGGCAATTGAAGAATAACTGAATTCAGCATAATAGCCAATCGCCCAAACATTAATAAGAATGGCGACTGTATAAGCAATATACGTTCCAGTAATGGCTCCAACAGGCCCCATCCACGTTAATAAAAGATAATTTAATCCAACTTTTAATAGCAAAGCGACTACTAATGAGAGAACTGCCTGCTTCTGACGATTCATCCCTTGTAAAATCGCAGCTGTAACAGCAAACAAGGAGAAGAATAACGTCATCGGTCCATAATAACGAAGAACCATTCCGCCTAAAGATAGATCATCAAATCCAAATAAAGAGGCAAAGACCGGATAAGCTAGGACAGCCATCCCGACAGCAGCTGGTACAGAGATAAATAATATAATCTGATACGTTTGTGTAATTTGACGTTGCAAAACGTCTCGATCACCAGACATAAACGACTTCGTGATCGTTGGAACGAGTGTGATCGACAAGGCAGTTGCGAGCGCCATTGGAATTAAAACAATCTTATGGACAGATTGATTTAATACCCCGAAAAATGCCTCTGATACCTCCATAAATGGCGTACCTTTTAAAGCCGGGTTCACCGTGTATAAATCAACAATTTGCACGAGCGGAATCGCAAGGCCAACAAATGAAAGTGGTAATGCATAAATAAGTAGTTCTTTATACATTTGTGGCAATGTTAGTTGATGTCGTACTGTACTTTCTTCTACTTGCTTTAAGATCGCTTTTCGACGCTTAACCCAATAGAAAATCAGTACACCAAGGCCACCAAGACCTCCGACAAACGCACCAAACGTCGCAAATCCAACAGCTAGCGCTATGTCTCCTCCACCTACACCAACAATAAGAAAAGCTGCAGCTAAAATGAAGGTGATTCGAACAATTTGTTCAATAACTTGGGAGACACTTGTCGGTCCCATTGACTGAAACCCTTGAAAGTATCCACGAATAACCGCCATCACAGGAACAATAATCAAGGCGACACTCACCATACGAATGGTAAAAATCACATCAGCTTGTGTGTTTCCACCTGGAGTTTCTATCGGTAGGATTCTCCCAGCCAAGAACGGGGCTAATAAAAATAAGATTAAAAACGCTAAAATGCCTGTCAATGACATAAGAATAAGCCCTGATTTAAATAACTTATGTCCTGTCTCATAATCACCAAGCGCATTATACTTCGAGACAAATTTAGAAATCGCTAAAGGAACGCCAAGAGTAGCCAGACTTAAAATGACTACGTATTGTGAGTATCCATACCCATATAATGCTAGGCCTGTCTGTCCAACTAAAGCTGAGAAAGGGACAATATACAAAAAACCTAGAATTTTAGAAATTAGTGTTGCAGAGGTTAACACCATCGTCCCCCGCATCAATTTTTGATCTGCCATGTTTTCCTCCTATGTAAACAATACAATTTCTACAAGAATTTAAGCACTAATAAGAATTGTAGCATAGAGAAGAAAGAATAATGGTATGATTTTTTCCGAAATTGATTATGCCCTATTTTCATAAAGTTCTGATTCTAATGGTCATCTTCCTTTTCTACATAAAAAATGCTACTCTAAAACAATCAATTATAGCGAATTAGGTGATAAATATGAATAAATCAGTCATTGTCATTGGAGGTGGCCCTGCTGGATTGATGGCTTCGATTGCCGCAGCCGAGCACGGTGCTTCTGTTACATTACTTGATAAAGGTGACAAACTTGGACGAAAATTAGCGATCTCTGGTGGGGGACGCTGCAATGTCACAAATCGTATGGAGCTTCAAGATTTAATCGCTCATATTCCTGGTAACGGACGTTTTATGCATAGTCCATTCTCTGTCTTTAATAATGAAGATATCATTTCTTTCTTTGAAGGCTTAGGAATTGAACTGAAGGAAGAAGACCGAGGACGAATGTTTCCTGTCAATGATAAGGCGACAACAGTCGTCGCGACTCTTCTCAATCGAATTCGGGCATTAAATGTCAAGATACGCACGAATACAGCTGTGGAAACGATTGAGTTTGAAGATCAGAAAGTCCATGCTGTCTTGTTAAGAGATGGTCAGCGTTTAGTAACGGATGCTGTGATTGTTGCAACAGGAGGCAAGTCGGTTCCTCACACAGGGAGTACAGGTGATGCCTATCCTTGGGCAGAAAAAGCAGGACATACCATTACTGAGCTTTACCCGACTGAGGTGCCGATCACTTCTACGGAACGATTTATTAAACAAAAACAACTGCAAGGACTCTCGTTAAGGGACATTCATCTTTCTGTTATCAACCCTAAAGGCAAAATCATCAAAACACATGAGGGTGATATGATCTTTACCCATTTCGGAATCTCAGGTCCTGCCGCACTTCGTTGCAGTCAGTATGTGGTTAAGGCGCTGAAAAAATTTAAAACAAGGACCATTAAAATGCAAATTGATTTATTCCCTACGCAACACACTGAAGTTATTTTTCAAGATTTGATCAAGCGTGTGAAAGAAGAACCGAAAAAAGCTCTGAAAAATTTATTAAAGGGCCTTGTTCCAGAACGTTTCTTATTGTTTATGTTTGATCAATTAGAGTTAGAGAGTTCACAAGCAGCCAATACATTTTCACATGACAAACTAAAAGAGATTGCTTCTTTTTGTAAAAGCTTCTCCTTCCAAGTAGATGGAACTCTTTCCATCGATAAAGCCTTCGTCACTGGAGGCGGTGTTTCTGTTAAGGAAGTCGCGCCAAAAACTATGGAATCAAAAAAGAAAGAAGGCTTGTTTTTCTGTGGAGAAGTTTTAGATATTCACGGATATACAGGAGGATATAATATCACTTGTGCCTTTTCCACAGGCTATACAGCAGGAAAAGCAGCGGGTGAACTTGTGAATAAGTCCATCCTAGAAAAATAAGTTATTCACATGTTCATAGAAGAGTTAGACCGATTTATCTGTGCCTACGACTAAGTACTCTAATCCCTGTGCATAACCTTGTGTATTACACACAGGTTATGCACAGACTGTTAGTATTATCTGAAAATTTGTTGATAACGCTTTCCTTGTACACAATAATCTGTGGATTTATTCGTGTGGTTGAATGTTCATTCATTTCTACTAGAGGTAGACTACGATTATCCACATGTTTATAACTTAAGCCCGTGCAATCATTTCAACTCGATTCCCAAAAGGATCTCTAAATTCAAAACGTTCATGCCCTGGAATGGGAACAGAATCTACTAGATCAATCCCCTCGTGCTCTAGCACTTCTCTCCAATAATTGATGTCTTCTACTTCATAAGCCAAATGGGCCTTTGTTACGAAGCGGTCAAACCCTTCCTCGGTCCCTACATGAACTTCAAAGTTTCCTACTCGTAACCAAAAACCCCCACGTCCTTTTAAAGCATTTGGCTTCTCTACCTCTTCAAGACTTAACACTCGGCAATAAAAGTCTCTCCCGGCCTCTTCTTTCCCCTGTGGAATTGTGATCTGTGCGTGATGCAGACCAATAATCATAACCATTCACCTCTTTCACTTCTTTATAGATACCTTCTACAGTCAATTGTTATTTTCCTTTTAATATCGCTTCCTTCAAACAAAATCAATTGTATATTTCGTATTCTTTTAATCTTTTTCTCACAATAAAAAACTCAATCAAATAAATGATTGAGCGAATGAAACATGATACGATACGATTCTATTATTTACTGCATATTTATCATTCAATAGATATAACCTTACTCCACGACTCTTCTCACTACAGTTCGATACAATAGCTCCGTCCCTTGTGAAATGTCATCAAATTCTGCACTTTCTTTTGGATTATGACTGATTCCATCTTTACAACGTACAAAGATCATTCCATAGTCACACACTGTCGACATCGCGATCGCATCATGAAACGGTCCGCTCATCAATTCAGGAATTGCTTCTCCGTAAATATCATTAGCAGCGCTTCGCATATCGTTCATAATGGATTCCGCACAATATCTCGGTTCACTTTCTGTGTCTACACGGATGGTGCTTGTCACCTGATGCTTCTCGCAGATTTGATCAATCGCTGGATAAAGAACAGCCTCTATATCTCTTCTTCGCCCAAGGTCAATGTCACGAAGATCGATTGTAAAACGCACTCTTTCTGGAATGATGTTTCTCGAATTTGGGAAAACTTCCATCTTTCCAACAGTTGCAACAGTTGGCGCTTCTGGATCTAGAGAGGCAAGCTCATGTAAGGTCAGCGTAATTTCTGCTGCAGCAACAAGCGCATCTTGTCTGTACGACATAGGTACGGACCCAGCGTGACCAGCAAACCCTTGAAGTTCAACCGTTAACCAAAGCGGTCCTGAGATACCCGTCACAATGCCAACAGGCAATCCGGCACGATCTAAAATAGGCCCCTGTTCGATATGCATTTCAATAAATTCTCCGATGCGTCCTGTCGGGTAAACAGATTCTTCAAACTCGCCAGGATTACATCCAAATTCAATCAATGCATCCTTCCGTGAAATTCCGTCTTTATCGACTCGTTCAAGCTCACCTTCTTCGAGTTGATTTAAGATTCCTCGTACACCAAACAATCCTTTATCAAATCGACAACCCTCCTCATCAGAAAAGGCAATCACTTCGATTGTTCGTTTCGGCTTTAATCCTTTATCCTTCATCGTCTGAATTACTTCAAGTGCACCTAGTACACCGACTGTTCCATCAAACTGCCCTCCATATGGCTGGCTGTCGATATGAGAGCCGAGTACTAAAATCGGCAAAGAATCGTCCTCACCTACCCATTGTCCAATCAGATTACCAAAATCATCAATTCTCGTATCCAATCCTGCATCTTCCATCCATCTTTTCACTTGTAAGACAGCTTGCTTATCCTCTTTTGATAATGTAAGGCGACATACTCCCGTCTCACCAATCTTTCCAATCTCCGCTAAGCATTCCAGTCTTGTCTGTAATCTATCATGGTTAACGGTTAAACTAGACAAGGAAAAAGATGTCTTCATATGAATCCCTCCAGTTTGTATTTCTCCTTGATTATATTTAAAATTTTCAATCTTTTCACTATGCAACATGTTCTTATCTCATTGACTTCATTAGACATTTTGTAAAATAGAGAGATGCTCTCCACAAAATAGTAAAAAAGAGCTAAGGCTGCACCTTAGCTCTTTCATATTTGTTTTTATTAAACTAACTTTCTTCTCATTACCCTACAACAATATTAACTAACTTCCCTGGTACAGCAATGACTTTACGTATAGTTTTATCGCCAATTGCTTCTTGGACTTTGTCATCATTCTTTGCAATCTCTTCCATTTGTTCGCGAGTTGCATCTGCTGGAATGATAAGTTTTGCGCGAACTTTGCCGTTAAGTTGTACAACGACTTCTACTTCATTTTCCACAAGTAGAGCTTCGTCATACGTTGGCCATGCTACATAAGAAATCGTTTCTTGATGACCGAACTTCTCCCATAACTCTTCAGCGAGATGAGGAGCAAGTGGTGCCAATAACTTAACGAAACCTTCCATTAGTTCACGTGGAAGTGTCTCTTGCTTGTAGGCATCGTTGATAAAGACCATCATTTGTGAGATTCCTACATTGAAACGAAGTCCTTCAAAGTCTTCTGTTACTTTCTTTACTGTTTGATGATACGTGCGGACAAACTCTTCTGACCCCTCCACTGCTTGGATTGCTGGGTTCAGTTCATTTGTCGACTCATCGATAAATAAACGCCAAATACGATCGAGGAATCGACGGGCTCCATCTAATCCGTTTGCTGACCACGCAATCGATGCATCAAGTGGTCCCATAAACATTTCGTATAAACGTAATGTATCAGCACCATGGCTTTCAACGATGTCATCTGGGTTTACAACATTTCCTTTTGACTTACTCATCTTCTCGTTGTTTTCACCTAGGATCATGCCTTGGTTGTATAGCTTTTGGAAAGGCTCTTTTGTTGGTACCACACCTAAGTCGTAAAGGAACTTATGCCAGAATCGTGCGTAAAGTAAGTGAAGAACCGCATGCTCTGCTCCCCCTACATAAATATCAACCGGCAGCCATTGCTTTAGTTTTTCTGGGTCAGCTAGTGCCTCGCTGTTGTTTGGGTCAATGTAACGTAGGTAATACCAACAACTACCTGCCCAGTTTGGCATCGTATTTGTTTCACGGCGGCCTTTCATCCCAGTTTTAGGATCTGTTACATGAAGCCATTCTTTGTTATTAGCAAGCGGTGATTCTCCAGTATCTGATGGTTTAATTTCCTTCATCATAGGCAATGTTAGTGGCAGCTCATTCTCCGGAACAGCTGTCATCGTGCCATCTTCCCAATGAATCATTGGAATGGGTTCGCCCCAATAACGTTGGCGGCTAAATAACCAGTCACGCAGACGGTAGGTTACTTTTTTCTTTCCGAAATAATTCGCTTCAAGCCATTCGATCATATTTGAGATTGCTGCTTCTTTTTCTAATCCATTTAAGAAATCAGAGTTCACATGTTCTCCATCACCTGTGTACGCTTCTTTCTCCACATCGCCACCAGCAACCACTTCAACAATCGATAGATCAAATGCTTTTGCAAATTCATAATCACGCTCATCATGTGCAGGAACAGCCATAATCGCGCCTGTTCCGTAACTAACAAGAACATAATCAGCAATCCAAATTGGAATACGAGCACCATTTACGGGATTCACGGCAAAGGCCCCAGTAAAGACACCTGTTTTTTCTTTAGAAAGTTCCGTGCGCTCTAGATCACTCTTAAGAGCCACTTCTTTGCGATATTGTTTAACGGCTTCTTGTTGCTCTGCCGTTGTAATCGTGTCAACAAGCTTATGCTCAGGAGCAAGCACCATGTACGTTGCGCCAAATAAAGTATCAGGACGCGTCGTGAACACATCGACTTTTTCCTCGTCATGACCATCTACTTTAAATGTCACTTCTGCTCCTTCAGAACGACCAATCCAGTTACGTTGCATATCTTTAATACTTTCAGACCAATCTAACTCATCTAAGTCTTCTAAAAGACGATCAGCGTAAGCCGTTATTTTAAGCATCCATTGTTTCATCGGACGGCGTTCAACAGGATGACCTCCTCGCTCACTTTTCCCGTCAATGACTTCCTCGTTAGCAAGAACCGTTCCAAGAGCCGGACACCAGTTCACTGCTACTTCATCGATATAAGCAAGGTCCTTTTCATAGAGTTTTAAGAAGATCCATTGCGTCCATTTATAGTAATCTGGATCAATCGTATTAACCTCACGATCCCAATCATAGGAGAATCCTAGTGATTTAATTTGACGACGGAACGTATCAATATTTTTAAGGGTAAATTCTGCTGGGTCATTTCCTGTATCAAGAGCATATTGTTCTGCCGGAAGTCCAAACGCATCCCATCCCATTGGGTGAAGGACGTTATGACCTTGCATACGTTTTAAACGTGAGAGGATATCTGTTGCCGTGTAGCCTTCTGGATGACCAACATGCAATCCAGCTCCTGATGGGAACGGAAACATATCAAGTGCATAAAATTTCGGCTTATCTGCATCCTCTGTTGTACGGAATGTTTTATTTTCTTCCCAATGCTTTTGCCACTTCTTTTCAATCTCTACATGTGAAAACGACATAGTTCTTCCTCCTCCTATTGGCTATCGTCCATTGATTACGTCACGTTTTCAGGATGACCACGTTCACCTCTTTTCAACCTCGATAATGATCTCGGTCAAAAAACTAAATGATCAACAAAAAACTCCCGCCCCTAACAATTATGTTAGGGACGAGAGTTTATTAATTCCCGCGGTACCACCCATGTTAACAAGTCAGATGACTCGTTCGCTTTAGCACGACTAACGGACGTGACCCGTTAAGGACTACTTCATCTTTCATCCTTAAAACTAAAAGGCGAGTTCATCATATTTGTGGGGCTGACTCGCACCATCCGTCAGCTCTCTTATGTCCTAAATATCATTACTACTCCTTCATAATCGTCAACATATGAACTTACTTAGTATTGTATGAACTTCAACTTGCGATGTCAAGCGTATTCATCGCCCATAATCACTTTACGTCGACATTTTCATCTCTTTTTCTTCGCGATCTCGTTGAACCCGTTTTAACGGAGCATCATATTTACTTAGGAACACAACTGCTATCATAAATAAGCCTAATAGTACATAGATAAGAACGGTCATCGAATACATATCCACTAAAAATCCGCCAAGTAGTGGCCCGATCATTTTCCCACCTGTGGCGACACTATTTATAATCCCCTGATAATATCCTTCTTTTCCTTTAGGAGCTAAATGATTTGCTATAGTCGGAACAGCTGGCCAGACAAACATTTCTCCAAATGTGAGAATAATCATTGCGACGAGAAATCCTGTAAAAATCGTTGCTTGAGAAAGGATAGCATAGGACACCATGAAGATCAAAACACCTGTGATCATTTGCCCTTTTAAAGATAGATTCCCTCTCTTAATGAGCCACGACACAACCGGCTGAGCAAGAACAATCATCAGTCCATTAATCGTCCAAAATAAACTATAATGTTGCAGTGGAATGCCGAGTGACTGAGTATGAACAGAAACATTGGCTTGCCACTGAGTATAGGCAACCCAACAGATAAAAAAGGCTACAGAAAGCAGCATTAGTGAATGCACTCGGTAATTCATCCGTAGCGGTGTTTTCTGTTCAAAGACATTCATAGAAGTCGCTCGGTAACTTTCTGCTTGCATCTTTCTGAATGCAACGACGACAAAAGCAAGTAAGATCGCATACATCACCGCATTGGCGATAAAGACGTAAGTCAGCTGAATGGATGCAACGACCCCAACCAACGCCGTTCCAATCGCAACTCCAACATTTTGAGCAACATACATCGCATTAAAGGGTTTTCTGCCTCCTTCTGGCCATAAACTGCCCGCTAATGCATACATCGCAGGAAACATCATTCCTGAACCAAAACCAAGACCCATTAATAAAAACATATAGAAATAATAACTATGGAAGAAAGCTAGAACCGTTGCACTACATGTTGTAATAATAATAGCGATCACAATCGTCCGATACGCCCCAATTTTATCAAAAAGACGACCACCGATTAAGTTTCCAATCACACCCGCACCTGCATTTAACATGAGCACAAATCCCGCTGCAGTTAATGATTTTCCTAATTCTTGATGAATGATGATCGCATTTAAAGGCCATAAAAAAGATGCCCCTGTGACATTGATAACCATTGCCACAATGAGCAGCCATAAAGACTTTGGCACATGCTCCCCACCTTTCTTTTGTTTAATCCATTCTATCGATTACTTCTTAAATACACGTATTATTTCGAGCACCAAAACAATACTAGTAGAGAAATTCATAAAAGGCAATCCTTTTTGATTTCCTTTTAAAACCCAGACGACATGTATCGTTGATCAACTTCTCTTTTCCTCTATGAAACCTGCATGCTACAATGAAGAGTAGGAGAAACAGCGATTCATATGAACGTTTAAAAAAGAAAGGCTGAACTAGATGATTAATCATTCAACCGCACCCGTCCCTTTACATTTTGGAGATAAGCGATATTACTCATGGAACTACCACTTACGCCAGCAATTTGGCGAGAAGATATTTAAAGTTCCTCTTGATGCAGGCTTTGACTGTCCAAATCGTGATGGTCAAGTCGCTCATGGCGGATGTACCTTTTGTAGTGAAAGGGGCTCGGGCGACTTTGCAGGAGATCGAACGCAAGACCTCGTCACTCAATTTGAGACGATCAAAGAGAAGATGCATAAAAAATGGAAAAGTGGCAAATATATCGGTTATTTTCAAGCGTATACAAATACATACGCTCCTGTAAAGACGTTACGAGATTACTTCGAAGTCATTTTAGACCAAGATGGTGTCGTCGGATTGTCGATCGCCACTCGTCCTGATTGCTTACCTGATGATGTCGTTGAGTACTTAGCCGAACTGAACAAACGAACCTATTTGTGGGTAGAATTAGGGTTACAAACCGTACATGAACGGACTGCCCAATTAATTAATCGTGCTCACGACTACCAATGCTACGTCGACGGAGTAAATAAATTACGAAAACATGGCATTCGAGTGTGCGCTCACATCATTAACGGTCTCCCTCTTGAAGACAGTAAAATGATGATGGAAACCGCACGAGAAGTGGCCAAACTTGATGTACAAGGCATCAAAATCCACTCCCTTCATTTGTTGAAAAAGACCGCAATGGTCAAGCAATATGAAAAAGGACTGCTCGACTTTATGAGCTTAGAAGACTATGTGAAATTGGTCGTTGATCAGCTAGAACTCCTACCCCCATCAATGGTCATCCATCGATTAACAGGCGATGGACCTGCGGACTTAATGATCGGCCCTATGTGGAGCATGCAGAAGTGGACTGTGTTAAACGCCATAGAAGCAGAATTAAAAAGACGAGACAGTTGGCAAGGGAAGTCTTATCAGGTGGAGGCGAAGGAATAATATGAAGCTTTTAGGAGTGCTACCTTTTGCGAGGTTTCTATTAGAGAGAAGTCTTGAACCCGCTGATGTTGCAATCGATTGTACAGCTGGCAATGGACATGATACATTGTTTCTAGCTAATCTTGTAGGTGAACGTGGTCATGTCTACAGTGTCGATGTTCAAGACGAGGCGATTCAACAAACGCATAACCGCTTGATAGAGGCTGGTCTTCGTGACCGAGTAACTTTAAAGAAGGTTGGACATGAGCATGTGACAGACTTGATTTCATCCTATCAACATAAGAAAGTAAAGGGTGCAATCTTTAACTTGGGCTATTTACCAGGTGGGGATAAGTCGATCGTGACTCATGCTTCGACGACAATTCAAGCAGTTGAATCGTTGCTTGCGATTATGCCAAAAGGTGGAGTAATCGTATTAGTCATTTACCATGGCCACGAAGAAGGTGCTCTAGAACGTGATGGTGTGATGAACTATGTAACTTCCCTTGATCAAAAAAAAGTCCATGTATTAAATTATTCGTTTATCAATCAAGCGAATCAACCGCCATTTATTGTCGCGATCGAGAAACGCTAACTTTTACTGATCTTGACAAACCGCACATATTGATTATAAATAAGAAGAGGACATGTTTATCGTGCTCTTCTATTATAAAAAAACTGATTTATGAATCATTTTCCTCATTATTCTTTTTACTTGAAAAGGAGTGTATATTCTTGGCTATTCTTGATTCTATCCTAGACTATAACAAATCGTTTGTGGCTACAAAGAAATTTGAGCAATATCAAACAACGAAGTTCCCTAATAAAAAACTTGTGATTTTGACTTGTATGGATACTCGTTTAGTTGAACTGCTTCATCACGCAATGGATTTAAAAAATGGCGATGCGAAAATTATCCGCAATGCTGGTGCCGTTATCTCTCATCCATTTGGAAGTATTATGCGTAGCATTTTAGTCGCTGTCTATGAGCTTCAAGCTGATGAAGTACTCGTTATTGGTCATCACGGTTGTGGCATGACTGGACTTCAATCAGAGTCCATCCTTGCAAAAGCGAAAGAGCGAGGACTAGATGTCGATGTTGTCGAAACGCTTGAATATGCGGGTATTGATGTGAAAGGATTTTTGACAGGCTTTGAAAAAGTAGAAGACAATGTGATTCATAGTGTCGATACCATTAATAATCATCCATTATTCGTCCGCAAAATCCCTGTTCACGGTTTAGTAATCTGTCCTGATACGGGAAAACTTGACCTTGTCGTTAACGGATATGATCACCTATAAGTTCAAAACCCCCTCTGCCTAAAATATAGACAGAGGGGGTTTTTACCTATTAAGTTCGTCTAAAAATCCAGCTATTCAAATAGAAAATAAGAGTGGGGAGCCCACCTGTTTTAATCATATTTTTCGACTTTTTCTTCATTTCTTTATTCCCTTGTACCTTTTCATCTGATAAATAAACAGCCAAAATGCCTTGGTAAATCATCCGATGAAATTTAGGGTCAGGAAGGGTCGCTAAGCTTTCTTCTGCCTGTTTGACAAAATAACGGAACCTCTCAATCATTTCTTCTTCATTTTCATAATAAAACAAGAAGTTCAATTCATCATCTGCTATATCTTCTTCTTGATCAATAAAATAATCAAGTAGGATATGTACTCCTTGAACCCACGGAAAATATCCAGCTTTTAACGTATCAGCCATCTCGGTCGTCATATTCGGCTTTGTTGCATAGGTTGCCAATGTGTATATACCAAGGGTTGAAGCCGTACAAGCCGAAAATTCATACCACGTCATGTTTTCTGGCATTTTATGTTTGTGGTTGTCAAACCATGATTTAAGCAGCGGAATGCGGTCTTCTTTTTTTACATGCTTGTATACTTGAAGATCACCGTAATACCCGCTTAATTCGAGCATCACTGGCTGCATGATGTGAAAGGAAGGGAAGGTCGCTAAAATTTGCTGGCATGTCTGAATTAAAGAATGCAAATAGCCACCATCTTCTTGCTCACTACGAAATTCATAATTGTTTTCTAAAGGTGCCCCAGGGGTCAGAGCTGTAAGAAGGGCATTATGTAAGGAACGAAAATCTTTTGGATCTAGAGAGTCACTTTGGTCACAAAGGTTATCTAAATAATCACACATAATTTGGTAAGCTATAATAAATTGAATCAATTCATCAAATCGATCACGTGCGAGCAAACCATAAACTCCACCGCCTTCGCAATGAAACTTCTTCCTTGCTAACGCATCAAGTGCTTGAGAACGCAATTCGTCATCTGGAATGGTTTGTGCCTTCTCAATCCATTGATTAAAATAACGATTAACAGTAGGAACCACATCCCGATAGATATTCATTAAAATCGGTATTGGCTTTGTTGGTACTTTCATATGAAGTGTTCTCCTCCATTCTTATCGATAACTAGTACATTAGCATAAATGAAAGCTATCAACAATCATCGAGATAGAAACTTCAATGAAACAACAAAAGCTGTCTACATTCGACAGCTTTCATTCACACTCTATACTCTTCCACGCTATGGCATCAATAAGTTAACAAACCCTATCGCATATCGAAAGACCTCTTCACGTTCTGGCTCATTAAAGATCTCATGATACAGACCTTCCCATTCTTTAAAGTACTTCTCTGATAACAATAAAGAATCAAACCAATCACGAACAGCGACTTGATCGACCAGATAATCCTCACCTGATTGCATCACAAGCACTGGGATATTAGGCATTTTTTCAGGGTAGCGTTTAGCTATGTGCATTGCTTTTGTTAATTCTTGATACCATCTTGCCGATACTCTTGTGACCCGTAACTCATCCTTGATATATTCTTCTCTAATTTCTTCATTTCTCGTGCACTGTTCGGAGCGTATACCAGATTTTGCGCTGAATGTTGG
Above is a genomic segment from Bacillus sp. FJAT-45037 containing:
- a CDS encoding putative polysaccharide biosynthesis protein is translated as MADQKLMRGTMVLTSATLISKILGFLYIVPFSALVGQTGLALYGYGYSQYVVILSLATLGVPLAISKFVSKYNALGDYETGHKLFKSGLILMSLTGILAFLILFLLAPFLAGRILPIETPGGNTQADVIFTIRMVSVALIIVPVMAVIRGYFQGFQSMGPTSVSQVIEQIVRITFILAAAFLIVGVGGGDIALAVGFATFGAFVGGLGGLGVLIFYWVKRRKAILKQVEESTVRHQLTLPQMYKELLIYALPLSFVGLAIPLVQIVDLYTVNPALKGTPFMEVSEAFFGVLNQSVHKIVLIPMALATALSITLVPTITKSFMSGDRDVLQRQITQTYQIILFISVPAAVGMAVLAYPVFASLFGFDDLSLGGMVLRYYGPMTLFFSLFAVTAAILQGMNRQKQAVLSLVVALLLKVGLNYLLLTWMGPVGAITGTYIAYTVAILINVWAIGYYAEFSYSSIAKRLMLILLFSTVMAVTVVLFMQLMQSFLPLSTRVNSFILMFVGAGVGAGVYGFLAYRSGLAEKVLGHRFRFVKRKKLNQEG
- a CDS encoding NAD(P)/FAD-dependent oxidoreductase, giving the protein MNKSVIVIGGGPAGLMASIAAAEHGASVTLLDKGDKLGRKLAISGGGRCNVTNRMELQDLIAHIPGNGRFMHSPFSVFNNEDIISFFEGLGIELKEEDRGRMFPVNDKATTVVATLLNRIRALNVKIRTNTAVETIEFEDQKVHAVLLRDGQRLVTDAVIVATGGKSVPHTGSTGDAYPWAEKAGHTITELYPTEVPITSTERFIKQKQLQGLSLRDIHLSVINPKGKIIKTHEGDMIFTHFGISGPAALRCSQYVVKALKKFKTRTIKMQIDLFPTQHTEVIFQDLIKRVKEEPKKALKNLLKGLVPERFLLFMFDQLELESSQAANTFSHDKLKEIASFCKSFSFQVDGTLSIDKAFVTGGGVSVKEVAPKTMESKKKEGLFFCGEVLDIHGYTGGYNITCAFSTGYTAGKAAGELVNKSILEK
- a CDS encoding VOC family protein, with the protein product MIIGLHHAQITIPQGKEEAGRDFYCRVLSLEEVEKPNALKGRGGFWLRVGNFEVHVGTEEGFDRFVTKAHLAYEVEDINYWREVLEHEGIDLVDSVPIPGHERFEFRDPFGNRVEMIARA
- a CDS encoding M20 family metallo-hydrolase translates to MKTSFSLSSLTVNHDRLQTRLECLAEIGKIGETGVCRLTLSKEDKQAVLQVKRWMEDAGLDTRIDDFGNLIGQWVGEDDSLPILVLGSHIDSQPYGGQFDGTVGVLGALEVIQTMKDKGLKPKRTIEVIAFSDEEGCRFDKGLFGVRGILNQLEEGELERVDKDGISRKDALIEFGCNPGEFEESVYPTGRIGEFIEMHIEQGPILDRAGLPVGIVTGISGPLWLTVELQGFAGHAGSVPMSYRQDALVAAAEITLTLHELASLDPEAPTVATVGKMEVFPNSRNIIPERVRFTIDLRDIDLGRRRDIEAVLYPAIDQICEKHQVTSTIRVDTESEPRYCAESIMNDMRSAANDIYGEAIPELMSGPFHDAIAMSTVCDYGMIFVRCKDGISHNPKESAEFDDISQGTELLYRTVVRRVVE